The Arcanobacterium wilhelmae region GCCGCCGAGCTCGAGCGCGCGTCCGGCATCGAGCCCGAACGCTACCAGGTGGCCCTCGAGGGCCTGATCGCCGATTCGCTCGTGGAGCGCCACGGCTCCAACATCCGCCTCCCCCAGTAAGATCGGACCTATGGACGACAACGCGCAAAAACTCCAGTACCTCACCTACCTCGGCGCCGGTCTGGCCGCATTCCCGGTGGTCCCGCTGGCAATGGGCATGCTCTTCCTCGACGGCGCACCGAACCGCACGGCGATCGTGATCATGCTCGCGGCAGGGCTGCTTCCGATGCTCGCGGTTGCCGCCCGCGCGATTGTGCGTCCAATCCGGGGCACAAGCTGGCCACGCGAGTGGCGTGATTTCGCGCTCAACGCGCGCGCGATCGGCGTCGGCTCGGCGGTCCTCGTACTCGCCGCCTACACGTTCTACGGCACCAAAGCCGGTTTTGTTCCGCTCCTCATCCCTGCGCTTGTTGCTCTCGAAGGTCCCGTTGCGCTGGCACTCGCCTCGCGCACGGCGCGCAACTACGCTTCCCGCGCCTAGCGCAACTTGCAGCGCCGGCGAGCAGGAGCCCCGGCGTCGGCAGGGCCGTGCGTTACTCTGTCAATCGGGCCAGGCGTTGCTATATACGCAACGCCTCGCGCAACTGATTGAGTTCTGCACCAACTCCCGTGCGTTACTCTGTCAATCGGGCCAGGCGTTGCTATATACGCAACGCCTCGCGCAACTGATTGAGTTCTGCACCAACTCCCGTGCGTTACTGCGTCAATCGGGCCAGGCGTTGCTATATACGCAACGCCTCACGGAACTGATTGAGTTACGCACAAGAAATCAGTAACGCACAGACGTAAGCCAGCCCCGGCGTCGCTCCCCAGGCCGACGGCGAGCAGGAGCACCGGCGTCGGGAACGTACCGGCGTCGGCGCGCAACTCTCACTTGGCCCTAACGCAGGCCGTCAGCCTCGTCGGCGAGCTGGAGTAGCGTGAGCGCAGTGGATTCGTCGATCACCAGATCCGTGGCGACGCCGGCGCGCAGGCCCGCGAGCGCAGCCACGGCCTTCGGCTGACCAGAGACAGCGAGAATACGCTTCTTGATCCCAGTGAGCTCGTTCGGGCTGGGGCCGGATGCGCGGAAGTTCACGTCGAGGTCCTCGAAGGTACCGTCGGCACGGAACATCACGGTGCACACGTCGCCAACCACGCCCGCCTGATCGAGTTCGACGAGCTCCTCGTGGGTGAAATACCCGCCCGAGTAGACGAGCGACGAAGCGGCCGCAGCCTGAGAGCCGACGCCGAAGATCGCAACGTCCGCGTTGCGGCCAAGCTCGATCACCGAACTCACGGAACGCTCTTTCCATAGTTGTGTGCGGGTCTCGGGATAGTCGAAGAACGCCGGAACAGCGAAATGGATGACCTGCGCGCTGAACGCTTCGCCGATCTTTTCCATGATCGCTCCTGCGTGTGGCATGCCCGCATTATCGCCAGTAGCCGCGCCGTTGAGTTGCACTACTCGTACGCCGGAAACCTTCTTCATCGGGAGTTGCTCCGCGACCGCGGACACCATGTTGCCCCACGCGGCCGCCACAACGGTTTCGTCCTCCACCGAATCGGAGAGCACCTGCGCTGCCAGGTTCGCCACCGCCTGCATCCTGCGGGCAGAATCGGCACTGGCTGAAACTGGAGCAATAAAAGCCTTCACGCCGAAGCGTTCTTCGAGACGCCCCGCTAATGAATTCACCGTCGAATCCGGTGGATTCAACGAAATCCTCACCATGCCTGTTTCTCGAGCGTGCTGGATTAGCCGGGAAACTGTGGAACGTGAAACCTTGAGCTTCTTTGCGATAGTTTCCATTTTTTCGTCTTGAACGAAGTACATCACTGCAGCTTCATAAGCGGAATTTTCGCGGGTCATTTCTCCCCCTCTGTGCACCTTATTCCTCAACAAATCTACCGCGAAACGCTCCAAAAAACATCCGTTCACTTATGAGGAAACTATTTGCACAGATGAGCGCGTTTTCACAATCGCCTAGGAAAAATTGATGAAATCCCCCTATTGTGGGAGTCACAGTTTCCAAAGGCGGAAAGGGGTACGCATGCGCACATACAGCACCGACGTCGTCGTGATCGGCGGTGGCGCAACCGGAGCGGGAACACTCCGCGACCTCGCAATGCGCGGAGTGTCCGCGATCCTTCTTGAACGCGCGGACATCGCGCAAGGAACCTCCGGCCGGTTCCACGGCCTCCTCCACTCCGGCGGGCGTTATGTGGTCTCCGATCCGCGAAGCGCCACCGAGTGTGCGGAGGAAAACGAGCTCCTGCGAAAAATCCACCCGGACGCGATCGAAGACACAGGCGGCTTGTTCGTGGTTGGCCCCGACGATCCGGACGATTTCCCGAACCAGTTCCTCGCCGGCGCAACAAAAACCGGCGTGTGGGCCGAGGAGATCACCGTGGCCGAGATGCTGCGCCGTGAGCCGCGCCTGAACCCGCAGATCAAGCGCGCGTTTGCGGTGCGCGACGCCTCAGTGGACGGCTGGCGCATGTGCTGGGGCGCGATCGAATCCGCGAAAGCCTACGGCGCGCAGGCCCTCACCTATCACCGTGCCACGAAAATCGAGGTCAGCGACGGCACGGTGAGTGGCGTTCGCGCAATCGACGAGAAGACCGGCGAGGACGTGCTCATCACCTGCCACGGCGTGATCAACGCGGGCGGCCCGTGGGCTGGCCAGATCGCAGCGCTCGCCGGCGCGCACGGCGTGGATGTGGTGCCCGGGCGCGGAATCATGGTGGCGATGAACCACCGGCTCGTGAACTCCGTGGTGAACCGCTGTATTTACCCCGCCGACGGCGATATCCTCGTTCCCGCCCACACCGTGTCGATTATCGGCACCACCGACGTCGCCGCCACGGACCCCGACCACCTCGAGATCCGCCCGGAGGAAGTGGAGCAGATGCTCGACGCCGGCGAGGTGCTCGTCCCTGGTTTCCGTGAGTCGCGTGCGGTGCACGTGTGGGCCGGGGCGCGGCCGCTGGTGAAGGACACGCGGGTTTCGGCAACAGATACGCGCCACATGTCGCGCGGGATGTCGATCATCGACCACCGCGAGCGCGACGGCATCACCGGCCTGTTCACGATCGCGGGCGGCAAGCTCACCACGTACCGTCTGATGGCGAAGAACGTCACCGACGCACTGCTCGAGCAGATGGGCAATGACGCGCAGTGCATCACACACACCGAGCCGGTTCCGAACGCGAACCCCACGCTCCACAAAATCACCGACCGGCTGGAGGAGATCGAGGAAGAGCGCCTCGCCGATCCGCTCGTGTGCGAATGCGAACTCGTGCGCCGCTCCACCGTGCTCGATCTGTTGCGCCGCCAGCCGAACTCCACGATCGACGATCTGCGCCGCCAGCTCCGCATTGGCATGGGCCCGTGCCAGGGCACGTTCTGCACGTTGCGCGCAGCCGGGATTTTGCACGAGTTCCGCACCGGCGCCGGGCCCGTGTACAGCGCCGACGCCGGGCATGCGGCCAGCGCCGACGGTCACGTTGCAGGCAAGGTCGCGGCCACGGATCCCCGCGCGGGCACACCTGAAACCGACGATGCAACCAGCGCCGACGACGTCGGGGGCCGGGTTGCCATGCGGGCGCGGGCCGCGGAAGCGGACCGTTCCACGCAGATGCTCGAACTGTTCATCGAAAACCGCCGCCACGGGATCGACCCGCTGCTCCACGGCGAGCAGATGCGCGAGATGGCGCTGGCGAACTGGATGTTCGAGGGGATCCTCGATATTGGCCACCTGCCCGAACCGAGTGAGAAGGCGAAGCGCGCCACGGGCGACCTCGCCACGCTCGCCACTGTGAAGGAGGACGCGCAGTGAAAGTTGTAGTAATCGGGGCTGGGCTGGCCGCCATGGCGAGCGCGCTGATGGCGGCCGAGGCTGGCCACCGCGTCACGATCGTCACCAAGGGCATCGGCGGGCTCGGGCTCTCGACAGGCGTGCTCGACGTCTACTCCTGGGCTCCGGACGGCTCGCCGGTTTCCGACCCGTTCGATTTTTCCTCGCTGCCGCCCGAGCACCCGTATCACGCGATCGGTGCCGACGCCGTGCGCGACGGCGTGGCCTGGCTCGAGGAGCACGTGGGCCTGTTCGGTGCGCGCCCGGTTGGCGCGCCTGAACGCAACATGTGGATCCCGACGCCGGCGGGCGCAGTCCGGCCCGCCTATGCGGTCCAGCGTTCGATGGCGGACTCAGTGTTGCGCGACGGCGGCCAGTATCTTGTGGTGGGTTTTCGCCAATTTAAGGATTTTCCTGCGCAGCTGATCGCCGATAATCTTGCGCGTTCGCCGCATGTGCGCGTCACGGCCCGCGCCGTGACGCTGGACCTTGCGGCCCGTTCGGGCGAGGCCGATTCGAACGCGACGGCGTTCGCGCGGGCCTTCGACGGTCGCTCACGAGAAGTGCGCGAGTCCGGTTTTTACACCGAGTTTGGCGAGCAGGTGGCGAGCGCGCTCGCGGCGGCCGTCCGCCCAGGCGAAGTAGTGCTCCTGCCCGCGTTTTGCGGGCTCAAACACGACGCGACGGCTCCGCTTCGCGCGGCGATCGCCGACGCCGGTGGCGCAGGGCTCGCCGAAATGATGATCCCACCGCCGTCGGTGGCGGGCCGGCGCATCTATGATGCGCTCCTCGCACAGTGCCGAGAAGCGCGAATCGACGTGCACATGAACGCCACCGTGACGGCGTCGTCGGGAGAAAACGGGCGGATCACGCGCCTGCTCGTGAGCCGCGCCGGCCGCGAAACCCCGCTCGAGGTAGACGCGGTGATCGACGCCGCTGGCCGCTTCGAATCCGGGAACATCATGCGCAACTCGCGCAAGGAGTTCCGCGAGACGATCTTTGGCCTGCCGCTTGCCGTGGGAGAGAACCCGTGGACTACCGGCGTCGTCGTCGATAGCGCGATGCACCCCACCAACGAGCTCGGCTCCCCTATCTACGCAAATCTGCACCTGGCGGGCGATGTGATCGCAGGGTCGGCGCCGTGGGCGGAAAAATCGGGCGAAGGGATCGCCCTCGGATCTGCGCGCGCCGCCACGAACGCTCTCGGAAAGGACTGACATGGACGCTATCGAATACGCCAAGTACTCCCTGGCCCGCGAATCGCTGGATGCGTGCGTGAAGTGCACGATTTGTGAAACGCAGTGCCCGATCGTGGAGGTGACCGAGCTGTTCTCGGGGCCGAAGTTCGTGGGCCCGCAGGCCGAGCGCTTCCGAAACGGCGAATCGGTGGATCATTCCCTCGATTACTGCTCCTCATGCGGGATCTGCACCACCTCGTGCCCGCAGGGCGTGAAGATCGCCGAAATCAATTCGCAGGCGCGCGCCGTGATGAAGGCCGGTCACATGCCGCTGCGCGACCGCTTGATCACGCAGACCACACTCGAAGGCAAACTCATGACCCCCTTCGCGCCGATCGCGAACGCGGCGCTGGCCAACAAACCGATCCGCACGCTCGTGGAGAAAGTGGTGGGCGTGCATCGCAACGCGCCCGTCCCGAAGGCCGTCACGCAGACCTTCATGGGCTGGTTCACGAAACACCAGAAGAACCGGGTGCCCTCCCACGCGCCAGGCACGACGCCGGAGAACCCGTACCCGCGCGGGCCGATCGTGTTCTTCCACGGCTGCGCGGGCGGCTACTTCGAGGTGGAGACGTCGAAAGCCTCGGTGCGAGTGCTCGAATACTTAGGCTACGAGGTGCTCGTGCCGAAGCAGGGGTGCTGCGGGCTCGCCGAACAGTCCAACGGCCTGTTCAACCAGGCGGCGAAGCACGCAGTGAAGCTGGCCGAACAGCTCTCAGCTGAAGGCGAGCTGACGATCGTTTCGTCGTCGGGCTCGTGCGCGGGAATGTTGCGCCACGAGGCGCGCGAAATCCTTGGTATCGAGGACGAGCGTCTGATTGCGGTGGGCAAGCGGACCGTGGAAACGTCCGAGTTCCTACTTGAGCTGGTCGACGCCGGCGAGTTTCCGGTTGAGGACCTGGCCCGCTGGGAGATCACGATCCCCTACCATCAGCCCTGCCAGGTCAAGAGCCAGGGCATCGGCATGCCGGCGATCCGGCTGATGGAGACGATCCCGGGCGTGAAGGTAGTGGAATCGGGGCGCGCGTGCTGCGGCATGGCCGGCACGTACGGCCTGAAGAAGGAAAAGTACGAGGTCGCCCAGAAGGTGGGCGAGCCGCTCTTTGAGATGATCAAGGAAACGAACCCGAACCTCGCCGCCTGCGAAACGGAAACCTGCCGTTGGCAGATCCGCCAAGGCTCCGGCGCGATGACGGTTCACCCGGTGGAGATCATTGCTCACGCCCTCGGCCTGCACCGCGACTGAGCCGCCCACCGGAGTGCGGGGCACGTGCAGAACTCCCTCACTTCCGTGAGGCGTTGCGCATATAGCAACGCCCGAGCGAACTGACAGAGTTACGCACGCGTCAAGTCGGTGCGTCGGCGCAACGTGCACCCCAACGTCGGCCACTCCATGCGGCCAGCGCGTGCAGAACTCCCTCACTTCCGTGAGGCGTTGCGCATATAGCAACGCCCGAGCGAACTGACAGAGTTACGCACGCGTCAAGTCGTTGCGTCGGTGCAACGTGCGCCCCAACGTCGTCGGGCGTGGGTAAACTTGCGGGCATGAAGTTTGAACAGATCACGCCCGCAGTTGCTTATCACGGCGAGGGGCCCGCGTGGGATGCCAGTTGGGGCGGCTTGCGCTGGGTGGACATGCTCGCCGGCGATCTCCTCACGCTCCTTCCGAGCGGCGAGATTCACCGCCTGGCAACCGGCTCGAAAATCGCGGCGTTCGTGCGCCCGCGGGTGGGCGGCGGCTTCGTTGTGGGCCTCGAGCGCGGGCTTGGGATCGCTGACGAGCCGTTCGGTGAAGTCCGCCCGATGCCGGGCGCGGAGGAGGTCTGGACGGACCCGGACATCCGTATGAACGAGGGCAACACCGATCCGTGGGGGAACCTGTACTTCGGAACGATGTCCTACACGCGCCGTCAGGGCGTGGGTAACGTGTACAAAATCGGGCCCGACGGCGAAGCTCGAGTAGCGATCGCCGGCACGACCACCTCGAACGGGCTCGCGTTCGTGGGCGAGGAGCGCGCCTACTTCAACGACACGGCGCTACGCCGCACGGACGTGTTCGACGTCGTCGGCGGGGAACTGACGAACCGGCGCAACTTCCACGAAGCCACCGGTACCTCCCCCGACGGCCTGACCACCGACGTCGACGGCAACGTGTGGGTGGCACTGAACCGAGTGGGCAAGGTGCGCCTGTACTCGCCGCAAGCGCAGATCCTCGGCGAGTGGGATCTGCCGGTGCGACTTGTCACATCGGTGACGCTCGGCGGCGAGGACGGACGCGACGTGTTCGTCACGACCTCGCGGGAAAACCTCACCGATCCGGAGCCGGAAGCGGGAGCCGTGTTCCACGCGCGAGCGGACGTGCCCGGCATACCACTCACCCCATTCAATCGGTAAGCGGTATTCTTGAACCCATGTCCACTCCCCTGTCGAACGATGGCCTCTTTGAGCTTCCTGAAGGTACCCGCCATAACCCACGTGCGCATGTCATTTTGGTGACCGGCCCGTCGGGTTCGGGCAAGACCCGCTTCACGGATCGCTCCGGCCTGCCGTCGATTCACTTGGACGATTTCTACTTCGACGGCGACATGCCGGGTTTGCCGCGTCGCCACGGCATGGTGGATTGGGATTCGATCCGCACCTGGGATCGCGAGGGCGCGGTGCAGGCGCTGGTGGACTTGTGCACGGTTGGCGAGACGACGGTGCCGATTTACGACATCCCGACGTCGAAGCGCCTGAGCGAGCGCAGGCTCGAGTTGGAGGGCCGCCGTGTGGTGCTGGCCGAGGGCCTGTTCGCAGCAGACATCATCGACGATCTTCGCAAGGAAGGCATCCTTGCCGACGCGCTGTGCATTTCGCGTCCGCGCGTGCAAACGTTCTGGTTCCGCCTGATGCGCGATCTGGACGAGGCCCGTAAGCCGTTCCCGAACCTGATCCGCCGCGGTGTTGCACACTTCTTCCACGAGCCGACGATGTACCGCGAACTCACCGCAAAGGGTGCCCGCAAGGTTTCCTACACGGAAGCTCAAGAAGTTTTGACCCAGCTGCTCGCCTCGCAGCGCTGGGATCGCCCCGCGACGGCGTAACTCGCCCACCGGCGTCGAGATCGTAGCGAAGCCGGGCGCGCTTCGGGCGACTCGGGGCTAGCGAGCGCGTGGCGCTAGACACGCGCCTCGAGCGCGGGGTCCCCGCGCGAGCCCGTGGCGGGTCTGGCGTAGCGTCCGGATGCGTACGCAACTGGCCCACCGGCGTCGGGCGCACAGACGTGCGCT contains the following coding sequences:
- a CDS encoding uridine kinase family protein, whose protein sequence is MSTPLSNDGLFELPEGTRHNPRAHVILVTGPSGSGKTRFTDRSGLPSIHLDDFYFDGDMPGLPRRHGMVDWDSIRTWDREGAVQALVDLCTVGETTVPIYDIPTSKRLSERRLELEGRRVVLAEGLFAADIIDDLRKEGILADALCISRPRVQTFWFRLMRDLDEARKPFPNLIRRGVAHFFHEPTMYRELTAKGARKVSYTEAQEVLTQLLASQRWDRPATA
- a CDS encoding sugar-binding transcriptional regulator; this encodes MTRENSAYEAAVMYFVQDEKMETIAKKLKVSRSTVSRLIQHARETGMVRISLNPPDSTVNSLAGRLEERFGVKAFIAPVSASADSARRMQAVANLAAQVLSDSVEDETVVAAAWGNMVSAVAEQLPMKKVSGVRVVQLNGAATGDNAGMPHAGAIMEKIGEAFSAQVIHFAVPAFFDYPETRTQLWKERSVSSVIELGRNADVAIFGVGSQAAAASSLVYSGGYFTHEELVELDQAGVVGDVCTVMFRADGTFEDLDVNFRASGPSPNELTGIKKRILAVSGQPKAVAALAGLRAGVATDLVIDESTALTLLQLADEADGLR
- a CDS encoding SMP-30/gluconolactonase/LRE family protein — translated: MKFEQITPAVAYHGEGPAWDASWGGLRWVDMLAGDLLTLLPSGEIHRLATGSKIAAFVRPRVGGGFVVGLERGLGIADEPFGEVRPMPGAEEVWTDPDIRMNEGNTDPWGNLYFGTMSYTRRQGVGNVYKIGPDGEARVAIAGTTTSNGLAFVGEERAYFNDTALRRTDVFDVVGGELTNRRNFHEATGTSPDGLTTDVDGNVWVALNRVGKVRLYSPQAQILGEWDLPVRLVTSVTLGGEDGRDVFVTTSRENLTDPEPEAGAVFHARADVPGIPLTPFNR
- the glpB gene encoding glycerol-3-phosphate dehydrogenase subunit GlpB — translated: MKVVVIGAGLAAMASALMAAEAGHRVTIVTKGIGGLGLSTGVLDVYSWAPDGSPVSDPFDFSSLPPEHPYHAIGADAVRDGVAWLEEHVGLFGARPVGAPERNMWIPTPAGAVRPAYAVQRSMADSVLRDGGQYLVVGFRQFKDFPAQLIADNLARSPHVRVTARAVTLDLAARSGEADSNATAFARAFDGRSREVRESGFYTEFGEQVASALAAAVRPGEVVLLPAFCGLKHDATAPLRAAIADAGGAGLAEMMIPPPSVAGRRIYDALLAQCREARIDVHMNATVTASSGENGRITRLLVSRAGRETPLEVDAVIDAAGRFESGNIMRNSRKEFRETIFGLPLAVGENPWTTGVVVDSAMHPTNELGSPIYANLHLAGDVIAGSAPWAEKSGEGIALGSARAATNALGKD
- the glpA gene encoding anaerobic glycerol-3-phosphate dehydrogenase subunit GlpA, producing the protein MRTYSTDVVVIGGGATGAGTLRDLAMRGVSAILLERADIAQGTSGRFHGLLHSGGRYVVSDPRSATECAEENELLRKIHPDAIEDTGGLFVVGPDDPDDFPNQFLAGATKTGVWAEEITVAEMLRREPRLNPQIKRAFAVRDASVDGWRMCWGAIESAKAYGAQALTYHRATKIEVSDGTVSGVRAIDEKTGEDVLITCHGVINAGGPWAGQIAALAGAHGVDVVPGRGIMVAMNHRLVNSVVNRCIYPADGDILVPAHTVSIIGTTDVAATDPDHLEIRPEEVEQMLDAGEVLVPGFRESRAVHVWAGARPLVKDTRVSATDTRHMSRGMSIIDHRERDGITGLFTIAGGKLTTYRLMAKNVTDALLEQMGNDAQCITHTEPVPNANPTLHKITDRLEEIEEERLADPLVCECELVRRSTVLDLLRRQPNSTIDDLRRQLRIGMGPCQGTFCTLRAAGILHEFRTGAGPVYSADAGHAASADGHVAGKVAATDPRAGTPETDDATSADDVGGRVAMRARAAEADRSTQMLELFIENRRHGIDPLLHGEQMREMALANWMFEGILDIGHLPEPSEKAKRATGDLATLATVKEDAQ
- a CDS encoding anaerobic glycerol-3-phosphate dehydrogenase subunit C, translated to MDAIEYAKYSLARESLDACVKCTICETQCPIVEVTELFSGPKFVGPQAERFRNGESVDHSLDYCSSCGICTTSCPQGVKIAEINSQARAVMKAGHMPLRDRLITQTTLEGKLMTPFAPIANAALANKPIRTLVEKVVGVHRNAPVPKAVTQTFMGWFTKHQKNRVPSHAPGTTPENPYPRGPIVFFHGCAGGYFEVETSKASVRVLEYLGYEVLVPKQGCCGLAEQSNGLFNQAAKHAVKLAEQLSAEGELTIVSSSGSCAGMLRHEAREILGIEDERLIAVGKRTVETSEFLLELVDAGEFPVEDLARWEITIPYHQPCQVKSQGIGMPAIRLMETIPGVKVVESGRACCGMAGTYGLKKEKYEVAQKVGEPLFEMIKETNPNLAACETETCRWQIRQGSGAMTVHPVEIIAHALGLHRD